In Miscanthus floridulus cultivar M001 chromosome 8, ASM1932011v1, whole genome shotgun sequence, the sequence TGCGAGCTTGCCCTCAGCCCCCGACCTTTGATTTTCACTGAGCCCCTATCCACTCTCTCCTCGCGTATGAGGTCACCCTCCCCCGCCGCTCGAGCTTCGGACCTCCCTGAGTTCACCCTCTCTAGGCGAACATCATTGCAAGCTCTCGCCTTCCCCAATAGCTCAAGCTCTAGTGCCAATGGTTATGGTGTTATGGTGGTGGTGGGCGTAGTAATGCCGGTTGCTATGGGTGGAGGAAATGAAAGAAGGGAGAAAAAAATATGTGACCAACAAATGGGTACCACATAAAGTACCTTGCTTTGGGGATCCTGTTAGAGTTTAGCCTAAAAACACTCGAAAAATAGTAAGATCCCCAAATAAAAGTAAAGATACATACTTTTTTTTGGGGATCTTACTATTTTTCGAGTGTTTTTCGAGTGTTTTTAGGCTAAACTCGAAAAAATCAGTATCTGAGATGGTGTTTACATCAGCTTCATGCTAGAGTTGTCTCTTTGCCGTTAAGCTAATTTTGCCGTTAAGCTAATTTTGCCGTTATATAGCCCCATACAAGGTCGACTTTTGGCTGTCATCTTAGACTTAGGAGCTGTTTGGATACAAGGGCTATATAATTACTAGTTAGCTCAAAGTTAGGCAAAATTAGCTTAACGGCAAAGAACTAGCCAAAAGTAGCATGAAGCTGATGTAAACACCATCTCAGAAACAGAAATCAGGGCGCACGGCGCAGGTGACTTCCAATACATCAGGGCACAGGATGACAGCCAGGGTCAGTCCTCGACATGGAAAATGCTGCTCATTTGCTCTTCGTGCTTGGATTAGCCTCGGGCAATCAGTCACACACCCATCTCCAAATCAACGGACACAATTTTTGTCCATTTCTCTAACCCCAAAGGTGACTTGAACTCACAATGAATGCACACAGCAGTGTAGCATAGGCACAGGATCCTCATTCCTGTCATGCTGGTGGATCCTTCGGTTCCGTGGGGCTAGGATGCTCCATGTAAAGCTGCATCTTCAGAGGGTCGCAGCTAACTGACTTGATGGGGGTAATCTGCGGAGGCTGCATCCACAGCTTGGTGTCTGTAGGAATCCACAGCTGAGCTTCTCGGTCGCCATCCGCAGGGAGGGACTGGAAGTAGGCAGTGATCTCCCAGCTACCATCTATCAGAATTCAACACACAAGCATGTTACTCCTTGAGATCTTTTATAGATATGTATTCTAGCCTTTTACAGAAAACCTTAAGATAGTCAAAAATAACTTAAACAATTACGAGATGAATTTAGAACCTGATGGAAGGGGTTTGGTAACAGGCTCAGCAACAGTCAGCTTGATCAAGAATGCTCGCAGAGCAAACTCCAGGTTTGCCTCCTCTAACTTGGAACAATATGATTGGTTGATTGCAAGCTTGAAGACAAACTTCTCAATTGGTACATGCCCTTTGTCATAGAAGATGACCACAACCCTCTCTACCAATCCCTGGATTGTAAATACAAAAGTCAAGGTTACTGCTAGCTATGAAGTTTCTACAATACTTCTACAATATAGTACTTATCAGAACATCAAGGGATTATCGACAACTGAAAGCTTCATATAAGTGAAGCATGTGGCGTTCAAAAATAAATAAGAAAACAAGCGAAGCATGAACAATCAGTAAAAAAAAAGGAGACAAAACAAGTAATCCTAAGATAAGTCATTTTGCTTCAAAACAGATTGTGTATCAACTATCTACTTTGAAAACACCAAGCAAACAAATTCCCACTGTCAGCTACCCGCTATCAGCTATTTAAAACATTGGTGCACATAACCTTGGGATTTGAGAGTCTTACAATTCCATTAGTGGTGGGCCTATATTAGATGGGCCTTCATATACTTAACAGTTAACACACATAACTGCAGCAGGACCAGTTAAAACAGGGGGTTAAAGCAAACCTTCTGAATGAAAGGGAGAAGG encodes:
- the LOC136469571 gene encoding DNA polymerase zeta processivity subunit, coding for MTILKWRSVRFTIPLWPSLTLTSQSAGGGSKRRSAAPDLLLFFSVSPCSACRPPAVQEAPSRLAGGHCEQLRLRCYRDCRQGGAEIAEKKGLVERVVVIFYDKGHVPIEKFVFKLAINQSYCSKLEEANLEFALRAFLIKLTVAEPVTKPLPSDGSWEITAYFQSLPADGDREAQLWIPTDTKLWMQPPQITPIKSVSCDPLKMQLYMEHPSPTEPKDPPA